One region of Terricaulis silvestris genomic DNA includes:
- a CDS encoding DUF262 domain-containing protein yields MAGPFGDTPIGLSSQILNLASVLMRKLHLKVPRYQRPYTWSEREVRQLIEDLRRAFKRGATFYFIGQIVLVKNRGKLEISDGQQRLTTLTMIMAYVRDRLPGRAKHFQQLIMDGDHPRLILREEDASFYRGYVQEPGQIAAMAKLPEIGIESKDLLCAAAQTIETELKGMDDRELDAFMSYVARACTLNVVDADERGCAQTVFNTLNKRGSPLSGADIIKSDLIENSKLSDAEAEAAARKWEQTEAMFERENFAKLLDMMPFLLTGEQILSPGDLAAMRAAVDKAGGVRTFLFEQLPRYAHALRAIFAGAVDVGSASAEVNRRIRMMKQVEEWDWAPAAIAFLAEHSGEPERARRFFQALDRFTFACELSVIDNRVQQGRYSRAVTHCDDDKMLYGPKGALELTDGEHLKLLATLNKSRKRDRQRRLLLIRLEAAMPGGHHLQMTDDVTVEHILPKNGGAWWNERFPDAAMRTEASNLLGNLTLITYDQNSTAAARPYADKRKVIFNTQGATIYALSRDIVPIEEWTMRAIEERHEKLVRILCEDWGLIQGGGQGSQAA; encoded by the coding sequence ATGGCCGGACCTTTTGGCGACACGCCGATCGGGCTCTCCTCGCAAATTCTCAATCTGGCTTCGGTGCTGATGCGCAAGCTGCACCTGAAAGTGCCGCGCTATCAGCGCCCGTACACCTGGTCCGAGCGAGAAGTGCGTCAGCTGATCGAGGATTTGCGGCGCGCCTTCAAGCGTGGCGCGACGTTTTATTTCATCGGCCAGATCGTGCTGGTGAAGAACCGCGGCAAGCTCGAAATCTCAGACGGACAGCAGCGCCTCACCACGCTCACGATGATCATGGCCTACGTGCGCGATCGCCTGCCCGGCCGCGCCAAGCACTTTCAGCAATTGATCATGGACGGCGACCATCCACGCCTCATTCTGCGCGAAGAAGACGCGAGCTTCTATCGCGGCTACGTGCAGGAGCCGGGTCAGATAGCGGCGATGGCGAAGCTGCCGGAAATCGGCATCGAGTCGAAGGACCTGCTCTGCGCCGCCGCGCAAACGATCGAGACTGAACTCAAAGGCATGGACGATCGCGAACTCGATGCGTTCATGTCCTATGTGGCGCGCGCATGCACGCTGAACGTCGTCGACGCTGACGAACGCGGCTGCGCGCAGACAGTATTTAACACGCTGAACAAGCGGGGATCGCCTTTGTCCGGCGCCGACATCATCAAGAGCGATCTGATCGAGAACTCCAAGCTCTCCGACGCCGAAGCCGAAGCAGCAGCGCGGAAATGGGAGCAGACCGAGGCGATGTTCGAGCGAGAGAACTTCGCCAAGCTGCTGGACATGATGCCGTTCCTGCTGACCGGCGAGCAGATCCTGTCGCCCGGCGATCTCGCCGCGATGCGCGCGGCGGTCGATAAGGCCGGCGGCGTGCGGACATTCCTGTTTGAACAATTGCCACGTTACGCGCACGCATTGCGCGCGATCTTCGCCGGCGCCGTCGACGTCGGCTCGGCCAGTGCGGAGGTGAACCGCCGCATCCGCATGATGAAGCAGGTCGAGGAATGGGATTGGGCGCCCGCCGCAATCGCCTTCCTGGCCGAGCACTCCGGCGAACCAGAACGCGCGCGGCGTTTCTTTCAAGCGCTCGATCGCTTCACCTTCGCTTGCGAGTTGTCGGTGATCGACAACCGCGTGCAGCAGGGGCGCTATTCGCGCGCCGTGACGCACTGCGATGACGACAAGATGCTCTATGGGCCAAAAGGCGCGCTCGAACTCACGGACGGCGAGCACCTGAAGCTGCTGGCGACGTTGAACAAATCGCGTAAGCGCGATCGTCAGCGCCGCTTGCTGTTGATCCGGCTCGAAGCAGCGATGCCGGGCGGACATCATCTGCAGATGACGGACGATGTCACGGTCGAACACATCCTGCCGAAGAACGGCGGCGCGTGGTGGAATGAGCGCTTCCCGGATGCGGCGATGCGCACCGAAGCGTCGAACCTCCTCGGCAATCTGACGCTCATCACCTACGACCAGAACTCGACGGCGGCGGCGCGTCCTTACGCTGACAAGCGCAAGGTGATCTTCAACACGCAGGGCGCGACCATCTATGCGCTCAGCCGCGATATCGTTCCGATCGAGGAATGGACCATGCGCGCCATTGAGGAGCGTCACGAAAAGCTCGTGCGCATCCTCTGCGAGGATTGGGGCCTGATCCAAGGGGGCGGGCAGGGGAGCCAAGCGGCCTAA
- a CDS encoding group I truncated hemoglobin, protein MSTPVKPETSATRRTVVEAAGGALIASSILGVEGCATPAATAQADASLYDRLGGVFSIAAVVDHFSDAVVRNPIVGQQSQNPQLREWHTRNLTRLPGLKFMRTLWVCSVSGGPYQYTPTRPGRTNVGLEVAHRDLRISPAEFDEVAAELGRTLDHFEVPAREKSEVLAAFAAHKDEVTQGWRAAQR, encoded by the coding sequence ATGAGCACACCTGTCAAACCTGAAACATCCGCGACGCGCCGAACGGTGGTGGAGGCAGCCGGCGGCGCGTTGATCGCAAGCTCGATCCTCGGCGTCGAAGGTTGCGCCACGCCTGCCGCGACTGCGCAGGCGGATGCATCGCTCTACGACCGTCTCGGTGGCGTGTTTTCGATCGCCGCCGTCGTCGATCACTTCAGCGACGCGGTGGTGCGCAACCCGATCGTCGGTCAGCAATCGCAAAACCCACAGCTGCGCGAATGGCACACGCGCAACCTGACACGTTTGCCCGGCCTCAAATTCATGCGCACGCTTTGGGTCTGCAGCGTCTCCGGCGGCCCGTACCAATACACGCCGACGAGGCCGGGCCGCACCAACGTCGGCCTCGAGGTAGCGCACCGCGATCTGCGCATTTCTCCCGCGGAGTTCGACGAAGTCGCCGCCGAACTCGGCCGCACGCTCGATCACTTCGAAGTGCCGGCGCGCGAGAAAAGCGAGGTGCTCGCGGCCTTCGCTGCGCACAAGGACGAGGTCACTCAAGGCTGGCGCGCTGCACAGAGGTAA
- a CDS encoding DUF4332 domain-containing protein, with amino-acid sequence MSLLYAVVFASRCRSNHHRIAVDALRHLQAPRAERWRDLLLHHHKEYLEGAKAPDEEFKDFKNHVLHVRDKDWGGAIEACQEWYRRTVRALAEKDWKQAAWCAGVMSHYYVDPIQPFHTHQTEEENVIHRAVEWSFSKSYKAFQHILENDLGGYPTMSTPTGDKWLAEMVKAGAKASNPHYETIIEHYDFARGVKDPPAGLDQELKDTIAKLVGHAAVGLARILDRAFAEAAVKPPQVAAGLDAFFLALEMPIQAVLKLMDDAAARKEVAAQYEEFRRTGKVRATLGEDDKVVRELYAAEVLKTPLSSLDAKWPREIGAKAGEGAEARGTTSKAVAAPKQTVTRPIAKPTAAPKPKVIELDPPVRRVAVVAEAPPPTPKREIRVPRELPVGAPLAKRDKVLPKPSLSEGAPVVQAPSIGPKTAKRLEAVGVRTVSDLLAMNADEGERSIDTRHISAQVIRDWQSQALLACTVPGLKSREAQALVACGVNDVAELSQLDATELCDAVARWGLSEEGQRAWGSAEAPTEDDVATWIERARRASQSANVAA; translated from the coding sequence ATGTCGTTGTTGTACGCGGTCGTTTTCGCGAGCCGCTGTCGATCCAATCATCACCGCATCGCGGTGGATGCGCTGCGCCACTTGCAAGCGCCGCGCGCGGAGCGTTGGCGCGATCTGCTCTTGCATCATCACAAGGAATATCTCGAAGGCGCCAAGGCGCCCGACGAAGAATTCAAGGACTTCAAGAACCACGTCCTCCACGTGCGCGACAAAGATTGGGGCGGCGCGATTGAAGCGTGCCAGGAATGGTATCGCCGCACGGTTCGCGCGCTGGCCGAAAAAGATTGGAAGCAAGCGGCATGGTGCGCCGGCGTGATGAGCCACTATTACGTCGATCCGATTCAGCCGTTCCATACGCACCAAACCGAAGAAGAAAACGTCATCCATCGCGCGGTGGAGTGGAGTTTTTCCAAGTCGTACAAAGCCTTTCAGCACATCCTCGAGAACGATCTCGGCGGCTATCCTACCATGTCCACGCCGACCGGGGATAAGTGGCTGGCGGAAATGGTGAAGGCTGGCGCCAAGGCGTCCAACCCGCACTACGAAACCATCATCGAGCACTACGATTTCGCGCGTGGTGTGAAGGATCCGCCGGCTGGGTTGGATCAAGAGCTGAAGGACACGATCGCGAAGCTGGTCGGTCACGCCGCCGTCGGCTTGGCGCGCATATTGGATCGCGCGTTCGCGGAAGCCGCCGTGAAGCCGCCACAAGTCGCGGCTGGGCTCGATGCGTTTTTCCTCGCGTTGGAAATGCCGATCCAAGCCGTACTGAAGCTGATGGACGATGCGGCGGCGCGCAAGGAAGTCGCGGCGCAGTACGAAGAATTCCGCCGCACCGGCAAAGTGCGCGCGACATTGGGCGAAGACGACAAGGTCGTGCGTGAGTTGTACGCGGCTGAAGTGCTGAAGACGCCGCTCTCGTCGCTCGACGCCAAATGGCCGCGCGAGATCGGCGCCAAGGCAGGCGAGGGCGCGGAAGCGCGCGGCACGACGTCGAAGGCTGTTGCCGCGCCGAAGCAGACCGTTACCAGACCAATCGCCAAGCCGACCGCTGCCCCCAAGCCGAAGGTGATCGAACTTGATCCGCCAGTGCGGAGGGTTGCAGTCGTAGCTGAAGCGCCGCCGCCTACGCCGAAGCGCGAAATTCGAGTGCCGCGCGAGTTGCCGGTGGGTGCGCCGTTGGCGAAGAGAGACAAAGTGCTGCCGAAGCCGTCGCTGAGCGAAGGTGCGCCGGTCGTGCAAGCGCCGTCGATCGGGCCGAAAACTGCGAAGCGCTTGGAAGCTGTCGGCGTGCGCACGGTGTCTGATCTGCTGGCGATGAACGCGGACGAGGGCGAGCGCAGCATCGATACGCGCCACATCTCCGCGCAGGTGATCCGCGACTGGCAATCGCAGGCGCTGCTCGCATGCACGGTGCCCGGCTTGAAGTCACGCGAAGCGCAAGCGCTGGTGGCGTGTGGCGTCAACGATGTCGCCGAACTTTCGCAACTCGATGCCACCGAACTCTGCGACGCCGTCGCGCGCTGGGGCCTTTCCGAAGAAGGCCAACGCGCGTGGGGTTCGGCCGAGGCGCCAACCGAGGACGACGTCGCAACCTGGATCGAACGGGCGCGGCGTGCGTCGCAATCCGCCAACGTGGCGGCCTGA
- a CDS encoding MBL fold metallo-hydrolase produces MNAIGKSSVVFVTLSGLFWSGWVLGSQTPEGQEALARAYEAYSEQQATSNETLFNTTALRAVVCGDADAENAQPCLAIMAAGRMFIVDAGSGAASTLNGRNIPLDRLDAVLLTSAGLNQTADLDELYGAASRARDNALLPVYGPADTQRMVDGLNQAAGFDGMERGLQAWGPSPEPGTPVIVFEADGLVVSAFTTQEDAFSGRVAYRFDYRGRSIVVGGDGRVANAPAAANADVVLQAQAGVEAAGSDAGLLMLTGAENPMAGRIQVSEARAAGVENVTTARVGMLVELPLDNMDINVRPL; encoded by the coding sequence ATGAATGCCATCGGAAAATCCTCTGTCGTCTTCGTGACGCTGTCAGGTCTGTTCTGGAGCGGCTGGGTTCTGGGCTCTCAAACGCCCGAGGGCCAAGAAGCGCTTGCGCGTGCGTATGAAGCGTACTCGGAGCAGCAAGCCACTTCGAACGAAACACTCTTCAACACAACGGCGCTTCGCGCAGTCGTCTGCGGCGACGCTGACGCTGAAAACGCGCAACCGTGCCTCGCCATCATGGCGGCAGGCCGCATGTTCATCGTCGATGCTGGCTCCGGCGCCGCAAGCACACTGAACGGCCGCAACATCCCGCTCGATCGTTTGGACGCTGTGCTGCTGACCAGCGCGGGCCTGAACCAAACCGCGGATCTCGACGAACTTTACGGCGCTGCCTCGCGCGCGCGCGATAACGCGCTGCTGCCGGTGTACGGCCCAGCCGACACGCAACGCATGGTCGATGGCCTGAACCAAGCCGCCGGCTTCGACGGCATGGAGCGCGGCCTGCAAGCGTGGGGCCCGTCACCTGAGCCGGGCACGCCGGTGATCGTGTTCGAGGCTGACGGCTTGGTCGTCTCCGCCTTCACGACGCAAGAAGACGCCTTCTCGGGCCGCGTCGCCTATCGCTTCGATTATCGCGGACGCTCGATCGTCGTCGGTGGCGATGGCCGTGTGGCCAACGCACCGGCCGCGGCGAACGCGGACGTCGTGCTGCAAGCGCAAGCCGGCGTGGAAGCTGCCGGGTCAGACGCTGGCCTGCTGATGCTCACGGGTGCGGAAAACCCGATGGCGGGCCGCATCCAAGTCTCGGAAGCGCGCGCGGCTGGCGTCGAGAACGTCACCACGGCGCGCGTCGGCATGCTGGTCGAGCTGCCGCTCGACAACATGGATATCAACGTCCGCCCGCTCTAA
- the murI gene encoding glutamate racemase: MVNSAKRVLVFDSGVGGLSVFDAIAASGHALELSYAADNAWLPYGLKSDAELKARVPALLIAMVRHWVPDAVVVACNTASTIALEDVRAALSIPVVGVVPPIKPAAALTKTGTIGLLATPATVRRAYTDDLIAQFAPDKTVVRFGSAALVEAAEQKLRGDVPDRSAITEAIEGLFGAPGGGDIDVVAVACTHFPLLAEELSAASPRPATWLDSGAAIARRVVQVLSAETGVTRAQYVGFTDMEHAHGLAPALRARGFEGVSRIGSSDFALAAVD; encoded by the coding sequence ATGGTTAACAGCGCCAAGCGCGTTTTGGTGTTCGACTCCGGCGTCGGCGGGCTCTCCGTGTTCGACGCAATCGCCGCGAGCGGACACGCGCTTGAGCTCTCGTACGCCGCAGACAATGCGTGGCTGCCATACGGTTTGAAGTCGGACGCTGAACTGAAGGCGCGCGTGCCGGCCTTGCTCATAGCGATGGTTAGACACTGGGTGCCCGACGCCGTCGTTGTCGCTTGCAACACAGCGTCGACAATTGCGCTCGAAGACGTGCGTGCCGCGCTTTCGATCCCCGTCGTCGGCGTCGTGCCGCCGATCAAGCCAGCTGCCGCACTGACCAAGACCGGAACGATCGGTTTGCTGGCTACGCCAGCCACGGTTCGGCGGGCCTACACGGATGATCTGATCGCCCAGTTCGCACCGGACAAGACCGTCGTCCGGTTTGGCTCTGCTGCTCTGGTTGAGGCTGCGGAGCAGAAGCTGAGAGGAGACGTCCCCGACCGGTCTGCGATCACAGAGGCGATCGAAGGTTTGTTCGGAGCGCCGGGCGGAGGGGACATCGACGTGGTGGCGGTGGCTTGCACCCATTTTCCGCTGTTGGCGGAGGAGCTTTCCGCCGCGTCGCCGCGCCCTGCGACGTGGCTGGACTCCGGCGCTGCAATCGCGCGCCGCGTTGTCCAGGTGCTGAGCGCTGAAACCGGCGTTACGCGCGCCCAATATGTGGGCTTCACCGACATGGAACATGCCCACGGTCTCGCCCCGGCGTTGCGCGCACGGGGGTTCGAGGGCGTCTCGCGCATCGGATCGTCCGATTTCGCACTGGCGGCGGTCGATTAG